In Geitlerinema sp. PCC 9228, one genomic interval encodes:
- the glgP gene encoding alpha-glucan family phosphorylase, with amino-acid sequence MQPIRTFNVSPSLPPQLEKLRKLAYNLHWDWNVETKDLFRRLDRDLWESSRHNPVLMLGTISQERLKEVAEDEGFLAQMERAESQLDDYLRDRRWYRKNRSNPPQSECYAYFSAEFGLTDCMPIYSGGLGVLAGDHLKSASDLGLPLVGVGLLYQEGYFAQYLNADGWQQERYPINDFYNMPLHLERDAEGNELRITVDYPGRQVYARIWRCQVGTVPLYLLDTNIEPNNPYDHDITDELYGGDLDIRIHQEIMLGIGGVRALKVLGYEPSVYHMNEGHSAFLTLERIRCLMQEDGLSFSEAQEVVIASSLFTTHTPVPAGFDMFPPDKVTYYLGHYANIFGMSAEEFLSLGRENPGDLEAPFNMAILAIKMASFINGVSKLHGKVSQEIFKGLWHNLPVQEVPVTSITNGVHARSCVAQPVQELYDRYLGPKWSSAPSDHPLWERIDSIPDDELWRLHERCRSELVVFAREQLQQWMQDIGASPWEIAKAQDVLDPGYLTIGFARRFATYKRATLFLWDLERIKHIMRDKKVQFVIAGKAHPKDVPGKEMIRDIIHFIREHGMHDHVVFIPDYDIHVCRKMLCGCDVWLNNPRRPREASGTSGMKAAMNGLQNLSILDGWWNEADYVRTGWPIGNGEVYEDREYQDRVEANALYDLLEQEVAPLFYEHRDEEDVPRRWVKKMKDAIRLNTPRFNTARMVREYAFHYFEASDRYHALTKDKCQPAKELASWKHHLFEHWYEMKIRDIDISAPADIQVNENVAVKALIDLGQLNPQDVQVQLYVGSVNEDGEITDGTPMGMQYQGQNPDNISIYTGNISYDSSGLQGFSLRVLPQHDNLSNVYEPRLILWAEGAEG; translated from the coding sequence ATGCAACCAATTCGTACATTTAACGTTTCGCCCTCCCTACCGCCGCAGTTGGAAAAACTGCGCAAACTGGCATACAACCTCCACTGGGACTGGAACGTAGAAACGAAAGACCTATTCCGGCGTTTGGACCGGGATTTGTGGGAATCCAGCCGCCACAATCCCGTGTTAATGCTAGGAACCATCAGTCAAGAACGCCTCAAAGAAGTGGCGGAGGATGAAGGGTTCCTAGCGCAAATGGAACGCGCCGAAAGCCAGCTCGATGACTATCTCCGAGACCGCCGCTGGTATCGCAAAAATCGCTCCAATCCGCCCCAATCGGAATGCTACGCCTATTTTTCGGCGGAATTTGGCTTAACCGATTGCATGCCCATTTATTCTGGCGGTTTGGGCGTTCTAGCGGGGGACCACCTCAAATCAGCCAGCGACTTGGGATTGCCCCTAGTTGGAGTGGGATTGCTCTATCAAGAAGGATATTTTGCCCAATATCTCAACGCTGACGGCTGGCAGCAGGAACGCTATCCCATCAACGACTTCTACAACATGCCCCTGCATCTAGAAAGGGATGCGGAGGGCAACGAATTGCGCATTACCGTTGACTATCCGGGTCGGCAGGTCTACGCGCGAATTTGGCGCTGCCAGGTGGGTACGGTGCCCCTGTACTTGCTCGATACCAACATCGAACCCAATAATCCCTACGACCACGATATTACCGACGAACTCTACGGCGGCGACCTGGATATTCGCATCCACCAGGAAATTATGCTGGGCATCGGCGGCGTGCGTGCTTTGAAAGTGTTGGGATACGAACCTTCTGTTTACCACATGAACGAAGGACACTCGGCGTTTTTGACCCTCGAACGCATTCGCTGCCTGATGCAAGAAGATGGGCTGTCGTTTTCCGAAGCCCAGGAAGTGGTGATTGCCAGCAGCTTGTTTACCACCCACACGCCTGTTCCTGCTGGGTTCGATATGTTTCCGCCGGATAAGGTGACCTACTACTTGGGACACTATGCCAATATATTTGGCATGTCTGCGGAGGAGTTTCTGTCTTTAGGACGGGAAAATCCCGGGGATTTAGAGGCACCATTTAACATGGCGATTCTGGCTATTAAAATGGCGAGTTTTATCAATGGTGTCAGCAAGCTTCATGGTAAGGTTTCCCAGGAAATCTTTAAGGGGTTGTGGCACAATCTCCCCGTGCAGGAAGTTCCCGTTACTTCCATTACCAACGGCGTGCACGCGCGCAGCTGCGTTGCCCAACCGGTGCAGGAACTATACGACCGCTATTTGGGTCCCAAATGGTCTTCTGCTCCCAGCGACCACCCTTTGTGGGAACGTATTGATTCGATTCCCGATGACGAACTGTGGCGGTTGCACGAACGCTGCCGTTCCGAGTTGGTGGTGTTTGCCCGGGAACAGTTGCAACAGTGGATGCAAGATATTGGGGCGTCTCCTTGGGAAATTGCCAAGGCTCAAGATGTACTCGATCCCGGCTATTTGACCATTGGGTTTGCCCGTCGCTTTGCTACGTATAAGCGGGCAACGCTGTTTTTGTGGGACTTGGAACGTATCAAGCATATCATGCGGGATAAGAAGGTCCAGTTTGTGATTGCTGGGAAAGCCCATCCCAAGGATGTACCGGGTAAAGAGATGATTCGCGATATCATTCACTTTATCCGCGAACATGGCATGCACGACCATGTGGTGTTTATTCCTGACTACGATATTCATGTTTGCCGCAAAATGCTGTGCGGTTGCGATGTGTGGCTGAACAATCCCCGCCGACCCCGGGAGGCTTCGGGAACCAGCGGCATGAAAGCGGCGATGAATGGGTTACAAAATCTCAGTATTCTCGATGGCTGGTGGAATGAGGCGGATTACGTGCGTACTGGCTGGCCCATTGGCAATGGGGAGGTTTACGAAGACCGGGAGTATCAAGACCGGGTGGAAGCGAATGCTCTGTACGATTTGCTGGAACAAGAGGTAGCACCGCTGTTTTACGAACATCGCGATGAGGAAGATGTGCCCCGTCGCTGGGTGAAGAAGATGAAGGATGCCATCCGGTTGAATACGCCGCGGTTCAATACGGCACGCATGGTACGCGAGTATGCCTTCCATTATTTTGAAGCAAGCGATCGCTACCATGCCCTTACCAAGGATAAGTGCCAGCCTGCCAAAGAGCTAGCCAGTTGGAAACACCATCTGTTCGAGCATTGGTACGAAATGAAAATCCGCGATATTGATATTTCGGCACCGGCTGATATTCAGGTAAATGAAAATGTGGCGGTGAAGGCACTTATTGATTTGGGCCAACTCAACCCCCAAGATGTACAGGTACAGCTGTATGTAGGCAGCGTCAATGAAGATGGGGAAATTACTGATGGTACACCCATGGGCATGCAATACCAAGGACAAAATCCAGACAACATTAGCATTTACACCGGCAACATCAGTTACGATTCTTCCGGCTTACAAGGATTTTCTCTCCGAGTGCTTCCCCAACACGACAATTTGAGCAACGTATACGAGCCGCGTTTGATTTTATGGGCTGAAGGTGCCGAAGGATAG
- a CDS encoding MASE1 domain-containing protein, producing the protein MLALLASQVGFYLLTLPDGKAAVVWIASGIAIAWIAIFGLQVLPGLFLGYFIANLIYYNLSAVSLLLPVGVALTNTSEAALGGWILRRFSQPPWLSQLKDAFIFIGIVAIAPPLASATLGGIILCATEQAPWDLFGRIWQTWVVGNITGIFVTTPLFLTWSEGSPGNWVQSKYQIVELVWLLGGAIAFTNITFTQSLSLEYLLLPLLAWIAYRFNRQIVTLSIAILSALAIWEITTKNANQFVETSMLEAITSFQLFLSVITLTILSLSTVLYERQQAQIQLQQANQQLEKQVQDRTASLKNSEETLQKQETFLRKVIDTNPNVIFVKDNRGRFRLANQALANVYGTTIEDLIGKTDADFNPNRQQVEQFHQDDQQVIRSGETRILEESVTNGNRQLRHFQTIKTPLQLPETQETYVLGVAADITERKQVESELEHARQAAEAANRAKSRFLATMSHELRTPLNGILGYAQILRRCATISESDRQNVQIIEECGSHLLTLINDILELSQIELQKLQLHPSEFHLPSLLARIVHLYQFQANRKNITLTYEPDPQLPEAVYADEKRLRQVLTNLLDNAVKFTEVGNVTFQVSILETQPTNFAETATNQRLRFQIQDTGVGIDREQLEQIFQPFEQIGELNQKSAGTGLGLSLSQKIINLMNSEIQVISEPGVGSIFWFDVDFPLAQPSSQLGMSIQQRQVTGYQGYTRCLLVVDSQPENRAAIADCLQPLGFDIVEATDTTSGIRRAQELIPDLILTKATFPNSDRFYLVRQIRQSQYLAHLPIIVLLDTSQTSDRRQSIAAGGNDFLSHPIDPAELLQKLEKHLQLQWIYQEKSPTPQPSPASNEDPPTIPPADAIETLYQLTRKGSLKKVQKYVASLQQRDPQLTSFSQKVLQLARSFQEEKLLEFLEKHHPN; encoded by the coding sequence GTGCTTGCACTTCTGGCGAGTCAAGTTGGTTTCTATTTGCTAACCTTACCGGATGGAAAGGCAGCGGTGGTTTGGATTGCTTCGGGAATTGCGATCGCATGGATAGCCATCTTTGGCTTGCAAGTTCTGCCAGGTTTGTTCCTAGGTTACTTCATTGCCAACCTAATCTACTATAACTTATCTGCTGTCAGTCTCCTTCTTCCTGTTGGGGTGGCTCTAACCAACACCAGCGAAGCTGCATTGGGAGGTTGGATTTTACGTCGTTTCAGCCAACCGCCTTGGTTGAGTCAATTAAAAGACGCTTTTATTTTTATTGGCATCGTCGCGATCGCCCCTCCCCTCGCCAGTGCTACCCTGGGAGGAATCATCTTATGTGCCACCGAACAAGCTCCTTGGGACCTTTTCGGACGCATTTGGCAAACTTGGGTGGTCGGTAATATTACAGGAATTTTTGTAACCACGCCTCTATTTCTTACCTGGAGCGAAGGATCTCCTGGAAATTGGGTGCAATCGAAATACCAAATTGTCGAGTTGGTATGGCTGCTAGGGGGTGCGATCGCTTTTACAAATATTACCTTTACACAATCCCTCTCTCTAGAATACTTGTTACTGCCCCTGCTGGCTTGGATAGCCTATCGTTTCAACCGGCAAATCGTGACTCTATCGATTGCCATCCTCTCGGCACTAGCCATCTGGGAAATTACCACCAAAAACGCTAACCAATTTGTGGAAACTTCCATGCTAGAAGCCATCACCTCCTTTCAACTGTTTCTCAGCGTCATTACCCTGACCATTTTAAGCCTGTCAACTGTTTTGTACGAACGGCAGCAAGCACAAATCCAGCTACAACAAGCTAACCAACAGCTGGAAAAACAAGTTCAAGACCGCACAGCTTCCTTAAAAAACAGTGAAGAAACGTTACAAAAACAAGAAACTTTTCTCCGCAAAGTCATCGATACCAATCCCAACGTTATTTTTGTTAAAGACAATCGAGGTCGTTTTCGGCTAGCCAACCAAGCTTTGGCCAATGTTTACGGAACCACCATTGAAGACTTAATCGGCAAAACCGATGCCGACTTCAACCCCAACCGCCAACAAGTGGAACAATTTCACCAAGACGACCAGCAGGTTATTCGTTCTGGCGAAACGCGTATTCTCGAAGAAAGCGTCACCAATGGTAATCGGCAACTGCGTCATTTTCAGACCATCAAAACGCCTTTGCAATTACCAGAAACTCAAGAAACCTACGTTCTGGGTGTAGCCGCTGACATTACCGAACGCAAACAAGTAGAATCGGAACTGGAACACGCACGTCAAGCCGCCGAAGCCGCCAACCGTGCCAAAAGTCGGTTTCTTGCTACCATGAGTCACGAACTGCGTACCCCCCTCAACGGCATTTTGGGCTACGCTCAGATTTTACGCCGCTGTGCGACCATTAGCGAGAGCGATCGCCAAAACGTGCAAATCATCGAAGAATGCGGTTCCCACCTGCTGACCCTCATCAACGATATTTTGGAACTTTCTCAAATCGAATTGCAAAAGCTGCAACTGCATCCCAGCGAGTTTCACCTGCCTTCTTTGCTTGCTCGCATTGTGCATTTATACCAATTTCAAGCTAACCGCAAAAATATTACCCTCACCTACGAACCCGACCCGCAGCTTCCCGAAGCGGTATATGCCGACGAAAAACGGCTGCGACAGGTGCTGACTAACTTGCTCGACAACGCAGTTAAATTTACAGAAGTCGGTAACGTTACCTTTCAAGTATCTATTTTAGAAACACAACCCACCAATTTTGCGGAAACAGCAACCAACCAACGCCTGCGCTTTCAGATTCAAGACACGGGAGTAGGCATCGATCGCGAACAATTAGAACAAATTTTCCAACCTTTCGAGCAAATCGGCGAACTCAACCAAAAGTCAGCAGGAACGGGATTGGGATTATCTCTAAGTCAAAAAATAATAAATCTCATGAATAGCGAAATTCAAGTTATTAGCGAACCGGGAGTAGGCAGTATTTTCTGGTTTGATGTTGATTTTCCCTTGGCGCAACCCAGCTCTCAGCTAGGTATGTCAATCCAGCAGAGGCAAGTCACCGGTTACCAAGGTTACACCCGTTGCCTGTTGGTGGTAGATTCCCAACCAGAAAACCGCGCCGCGATCGCAGATTGCTTGCAACCGTTAGGATTTGATATTGTAGAAGCAACAGACACTACCAGTGGCATCCGCCGGGCGCAGGAATTGATACCCGATCTAATTCTAACCAAAGCCACTTTTCCTAACAGCGATCGCTTTTACCTGGTGCGGCAAATTCGGCAAAGCCAATACTTGGCCCATCTTCCCATTATCGTATTGCTAGATACTTCCCAAACTAGCGATCGCCGACAAAGCATCGCCGCCGGTGGCAACGACTTTTTATCGCACCCCATCGACCCGGCAGAACTCTTGCAAAAATTAGAAAAACACTTACAATTGCAGTGGATCTACCAAGAGAAATCCCCAACCCCCCAACCCTCCCCCGCAAGCAACGAAGACCCCCCCACCATTCCCCCTGCCGACGCAATAGAAACCCTGTACCAACTCACCCGCAAAGGGAGTTTAAAAAAAGTTCAAAAATACGTTGCCTCTCTACAGCAACGAGATCCCCAACTGACCAGCTTTTCCCAAAAAGTCCTCCAATTGGCCCGCTCCTTCCAAGAAGAAAAACTACTAGAGTTCCTGGAAAAACACCATCCCAATTGA